The following proteins are co-located in the Alphaproteobacteria bacterium genome:
- a CDS encoding AAA family ATPase, which translates to MIEILGHNHNKLILENAFAHEQMPHAWLFTGPRGVGKASLAVNFVRNILQKDNETDLSAHPHFFQLRSEDASINIEDVRKLIDFLNLTSFNAQYRFCLIDTIDALNINASNALLKILEDPPEKTIFFLISHKPYSVLKTIKSRCVQLRFHYLSYETTKDIIESKMPSILPFYASLYDLLKGVPGQFLTLEKYQGIDLFKNLQTLLNKNEVDFINFGVLIQKIIEVPPLYEIFKSLFMSLQVQKNKDLICKSSCFSNIEYKRNQCIASLPEKFYKTEILHLDKSLVFLESYSTFVNR; encoded by the coding sequence GTGATAGAAATTTTAGGTCATAATCATAATAAGTTAATATTGGAAAATGCTTTTGCGCATGAACAGATGCCACATGCATGGCTTTTTACAGGACCTAGAGGGGTTGGCAAGGCAAGTCTTGCCGTAAATTTTGTCAGAAATATATTGCAAAAAGATAATGAAACTGATTTATCTGCGCATCCCCATTTTTTTCAGCTTAGATCAGAGGATGCGAGTATAAATATTGAGGATGTTCGAAAGTTAATAGATTTTTTAAACTTAACCTCTTTTAATGCGCAATATCGTTTTTGTCTTATTGATACAATTGATGCACTTAATATTAATGCAAGCAATGCGCTTTTGAAAATATTAGAAGACCCGCCTGAAAAAACAATTTTTTTTCTAATATCGCACAAGCCATATAGTGTTTTAAAGACAATCAAATCAAGATGTGTTCAATTGAGATTTCACTATCTGTCTTATGAAACAACAAAAGACATTATAGAATCAAAAATGCCGTCTATTTTACCTTTTTATGCGTCTTTATATGATCTTTTAAAAGGAGTGCCAGGACAATTTTTGACACTCGAAAAATATCAAGGGATAGATTTATTTAAAAATCTTCAAACTTTGTTGAATAAAAATGAAGTTGATTTTATTAATTTCGGTGTACTTATTCAGAAAATAATTGAAGTGCCTCCTTTATATGAAATTTTTAAATCTCTTTTTATGAGTTTGCAAGTTCAAAAAAATAAAGATTTAATTTGTAAATCTTCTTGCTTTTCTAATATAGAATATAAAAGAAATCAATGTATTGCGTCATTACCAGAAAAATTTTATAAAACTGAAATATTGCATTTGGACAAAAGCCTTGTCTTTTTAGAAAGTTATTCTACTTTTGTAAATAGATAG
- a CDS encoding MucR family transcriptional regulator — MNEFYVDDIKPKLEADSDMLKMSSGIASAYLSNNILPAEQIADVIRTIYDSLRQIEAGFEDGVYNKDQRPAVPIKKSITDDYIICLEDGKKLKMLKRHIRTAYKLSPEEYRAKWGLPSDYPMVAPNYAIRRSQFAKDIGLGRKRNQG, encoded by the coding sequence ATGAATGAATTTTATGTAGACGACATCAAGCCCAAGTTAGAAGCTGACAGCGACATGCTCAAAATGTCGTCTGGGATAGCTTCTGCTTATTTAAGCAATAACATATTACCTGCAGAACAAATTGCAGATGTTATTCGAACCATTTACGATTCTTTGCGCCAAATTGAGGCGGGTTTTGAAGATGGTGTGTATAACAAAGACCAACGACCAGCAGTTCCCATCAAAAAATCTATTACTGATGATTATATTATTTGTTTAGAAGATGGCAAAAAACTCAAAATGTTGAAACGTCATATTCGTACAGCGTACAAATTATCTCCTGAAGAATATCGTGCAAAATGGGGTTTACCGTCGGATTATCCTATGGTTGCACCGAATTACGCTATTCGACGTTCACAATTTGCTAAAGATATCGGATTAGGACGTAAAAGAAACCAAGGGTAA
- a CDS encoding phosphoserine transaminase: MMPIIPKPKQKPLCPFFSSGPTSKRPGWTADVLKNAALGRSHRSISAKAKINEVLQKTRQLLQIPDDYLIALTPASDTGAFETCLWSLLGPKPVDVLVWDVFGQVWQVDITTQLKLPDVCIIEGPKGYLPDFKQTNSNHDIVFCWNGTTSGLIVPDSNWIAENREGLTLCDITSAVFAVDIPWHKLDASSFSWQKCMGGEAQHGILVLSPKAQKRLESYTPLWPMPRLFRLTQNGKINRKIFEGDTINTPSLLVIEDAIDALNWMISIGGLEATKKRSATSLDIVSNWVKDKNWIAFSAQKIESRSPTSICLNIIDKKFLVLNREEQFSKIARIAKLLEDENVAFDIKGHAFGDPCIRLWGGPTIDPSNMALLLPWIEWAFASVFEIQH, from the coding sequence ATGATGCCCATAATTCCAAAGCCAAAACAAAAACCATTATGTCCTTTTTTTTCCTCTGGTCCCACGTCTAAAAGACCAGGTTGGACGGCTGATGTCCTTAAAAATGCGGCGTTGGGACGTTCACATCGATCAATATCGGCAAAAGCTAAAATCAATGAAGTGCTCCAAAAAACAAGACAGCTTTTGCAAATTCCGGATGATTATTTGATTGCTTTAACACCAGCATCCGATACGGGTGCATTTGAAACATGTCTGTGGTCATTGTTAGGTCCAAAGCCAGTCGATGTTCTTGTCTGGGATGTTTTTGGGCAGGTTTGGCAAGTCGATATTACGACCCAATTAAAACTACCTGATGTTTGTATTATTGAAGGTCCAAAAGGTTATTTGCCAGATTTCAAACAAACCAATTCAAACCACGATATTGTTTTTTGTTGGAATGGAACGACTTCTGGTCTTATCGTGCCAGATAGCAATTGGATTGCAGAAAATAGAGAAGGGCTCACTTTATGTGATATTACGTCTGCTGTTTTTGCCGTCGATATTCCATGGCATAAATTGGATGCATCAAGTTTTTCATGGCAAAAATGCATGGGCGGAGAGGCACAACATGGCATTCTTGTGCTGAGTCCAAAAGCCCAAAAAAGACTTGAGTCTTATACACCTCTTTGGCCAATGCCGCGCCTTTTTAGATTGACTCAAAATGGTAAAATTAATAGAAAAATCTTTGAAGGCGACACAATCAATACGCCGTCTCTTCTGGTTATCGAAGATGCTATTGATGCGCTCAATTGGATGATTTCTATAGGGGGTCTTGAGGCTACGAAAAAACGAAGTGCAACATCGCTCGATATCGTTTCAAATTGGGTTAAAGATAAAAACTGGATTGCTTTTAGTGCTCAAAAAATTGAGTCACGTTCACCCACATCAATTTGTCTTAATATAATTGATAAAAAATTCCTGGTTTTGAATAGGGAAGAACAATTTAGTAAAATTGCTAGGATCGCAAAATTATTAGAAGATGAAAATGTGGCCTTTGATATTAAGGGTCATGCTTTTGGTGACCCCTGCATTCGATTGTGGGGAGGTCCAACGATAGATCCAAGTAATATGGCGCTTTTATTACCATGGATTGAGTGGGCTTTTGCTTCAGTTTTTGAAATTCAGCATTAA
- a CDS encoding patatin-like phospholipase family protein, translating to MKSKINLMTIIFFVLFSVSTHEVEAGKKVKQTIEDSDIAEKPGCFSCFRGLFGGSKKNNDIELNEIDIGTGSDQIISVSHNEKDNDTSEEDDNPPPYAPPLVPPANQSSSSNDHKIDIAPIIAFQNTLFKTHECMQDCNQKVFVLSLDGGGIRGVILARILIHIADMMNVPINQLFNLIAGTSTGGLIALALSMPDTDNPALARFNPDMILKQYLTKKEEIFKKRSIIHLPGILESMYDPSGIETFCKETFTDHTKLSQLLVPAFVTAFNDTDNNLEIFGSHSAFLSDAKNERVWKAGRITSAAPFYFTSVLEDGDIYRDGGLSANNPSEIALAEIRRLFPNKAFEDIIVISIGTGENINDKIKIDLTIPDIQKIIKQFEQGQLAAVDRTMESFLGNNYIRIQTELIGDLKTDDISDDYTQMMLDRAALTISKNEAQFERLKSLWFAQYKDTGAYKHISPYDEWQKIQRDVMEAEGFQSANLNQIQEAYYKNHLE from the coding sequence ATGAAATCAAAAATAAATTTAATGACTATAATTTTTTTTGTATTATTTTCTGTTTCAACGCATGAAGTTGAAGCGGGTAAAAAAGTAAAACAAACAATAGAAGATAGTGATATTGCTGAAAAACCCGGTTGTTTTTCATGTTTCAGAGGCCTATTTGGAGGTTCCAAAAAAAATAATGATATAGAACTAAACGAAATCGACATTGGTACAGGATCCGATCAAATTATATCGGTTTCTCATAACGAAAAAGATAATGATACAAGTGAAGAAGATGATAATCCACCACCTTATGCACCACCTTTAGTTCCACCTGCAAATCAATCAAGCTCAAGCAATGATCACAAAATTGATATTGCTCCTATAATAGCTTTTCAAAACACCCTATTCAAAACACATGAATGTATGCAGGATTGCAATCAAAAAGTATTTGTTTTATCTCTTGATGGCGGTGGCATAAGGGGTGTTATATTAGCACGCATCTTGATACATATTGCAGACATGATGAATGTTCCTATTAATCAACTTTTTAATCTCATCGCTGGAACATCAACTGGTGGATTAATCGCCTTGGCTTTATCAATGCCTGATACTGATAATCCTGCGTTAGCCCGTTTTAATCCAGACATGATTCTTAAGCAATATTTAACAAAAAAAGAAGAAATCTTCAAAAAAAGAAGTATTATTCATTTGCCTGGCATTCTTGAATCTATGTACGATCCAAGTGGCATCGAAACTTTTTGTAAAGAGACTTTTACTGACCATACCAAATTGTCGCAACTTTTAGTGCCCGCTTTTGTAACCGCCTTTAATGATACAGACAATAATTTAGAAATTTTTGGAAGTCATTCTGCATTTTTGAGCGATGCAAAAAATGAACGAGTATGGAAAGCAGGACGAATAACATCAGCCGCTCCTTTTTATTTTACATCAGTACTTGAGGATGGAGATATATATCGAGATGGCGGACTTTCCGCCAACAACCCATCAGAAATTGCATTGGCTGAAATTAGGCGTTTATTTCCAAACAAAGCATTTGAAGATATTATTGTAATATCAATAGGAACAGGTGAAAATATCAATGATAAAATTAAAATTGATTTAACAATCCCTGACATACAAAAAATTATTAAACAATTTGAACAAGGTCAATTAGCAGCCGTTGACAGAACAATGGAAAGTTTCTTAGGTAACAATTACATTCGTATTCAAACAGAATTAATTGGCGATCTTAAAACAGATGATATTAGTGATGACTATACCCAGATGATGCTTGACCGTGCAGCACTAACAATTTCTAAAAATGAAGCGCAATTTGAGCGACTAAAATCGCTATGGTTTGCGCAATACAAAGATACTGGAGCATATAAACATATATCACCCTATGACGAATGGCAAAAAATTCAACGCGACGTCATGGAAGCTGAAGGTTTTCAATCAGCCAACTTAAATCAAATTCAAGAAGCGTATTATAAAAACCATCTTGAATAA
- a CDS encoding DUF952 domain-containing protein produces the protein MSHPMIYKILTLEEFDEFNKNKKFVGNPLDREDGYMHFSTKEQYPKIIQKFFPGQKVVVLEIYAAKIAGTLKFESNVPNGEQYPHLYGGYFDVQDVVNVINID, from the coding sequence ATGTCACATCCAATGATTTATAAAATTCTAACATTGGAAGAATTTGATGAATTCAATAAAAATAAAAAATTTGTTGGAAATCCACTTGATCGTGAAGATGGGTATATGCATTTTTCAACTAAAGAACAATATCCTAAAATTATTCAAAAGTTTTTTCCTGGCCAAAAAGTTGTCGTTCTGGAAATTTATGCAGCTAAAATAGCAGGAACGCTTAAGTTTGAAAGTAATGTTCCTAATGGCGAGCAATACCCACATCTTTATGGTGGCTATTTTGATGTTCAAGACGTCGTGAATGTTATTAATATCGATTAA
- the bamA gene encoding outer membrane protein assembly factor BamA: MKFFQAKQFVLLLFFLFLTDVNARMGDDFNQEVSENHMFVGSIEVEGVERIPKETILSYLTFKKGESVDRNAIDLSLKALFATELFADVNIDVDRETIRVKIKENPVINRIAFEGNSKLKEERLKNELQLRPRVVYTRSKVQSDVERLVEIYRQNGRYAAKIEPYVIELPQNRVDLVFKINEGKVTQVRRISFLGHKHFSTATLKEIIKTRESAWWRIMSTDDIYDPHRLEYDKELLREYYLAMGYPEFRIKSAIAELAPEKDGFYITFTIEEGSRYKVNKVEVESQIKEIPGEMLKKDVYTKVGTWYNAEEVNATISLLTEKSGEMGYAFVDVKPRTELDRVNKKIDIIYEIGEGPKVFVEKIDIVNNFRTLDKVIRREFLLAEGDAFNVSKLKDSKKRLEHVGIFEDVKVDHEEGSKPDQTIIKVDIQEKRTLDFNIAGGFSENEGILGKVELKESNFLGRGQEVGGAVTVSKRSKNFNVSFTEPYFLERDLLAGVDFFHSRTNNSKQSSYDIMSSGGNMRFGYDLADHIGQMWSYGLRRSKIYHVNESASRYVKSQRRRAVISEIGHTLTFDYRDNRVEPNRGFFLSLTQDVAGLGGNTRYVRFSNSTGFYQPITNDIILSLTGELSYIRGIHQKVDINNRFFLGGDSFRGFEVGGIGPRDIFSDDDDALGGRRSSVSTAEIRFPIGLPEELGVSARIFTDIGFLDKPVEKGPGILNHFKWRASSGVGITWKTPMGPVRIDFAKPWLKDKHDMKKYVLFGFGTRF, encoded by the coding sequence GTGAAGTTTTTTCAAGCCAAGCAATTCGTTTTGCTGCTTTTTTTCCTTTTCTTGACAGATGTTAATGCGCGAATGGGCGATGATTTTAATCAAGAAGTATCCGAAAACCATATGTTTGTGGGTTCAATTGAGGTTGAAGGTGTTGAACGCATTCCTAAAGAAACAATTTTATCCTATTTAACTTTTAAAAAGGGCGAATCTGTTGATCGTAATGCGATTGATCTTTCCTTAAAAGCATTGTTTGCAACAGAGCTTTTTGCAGATGTGAATATTGATGTTGATCGAGAAACGATTAGGGTGAAAATTAAAGAAAATCCAGTTATTAATCGTATTGCATTTGAAGGAAATAGTAAGCTTAAAGAAGAACGTCTTAAAAATGAATTGCAATTAAGACCGCGTGTTGTTTATACACGCAGTAAAGTTCAAAGCGACGTGGAGCGTTTGGTTGAAATTTATCGTCAAAATGGTCGTTATGCTGCAAAAATTGAGCCTTACGTTATTGAACTTCCTCAAAATCGTGTTGATCTTGTTTTCAAGATTAATGAAGGTAAGGTGACGCAAGTACGACGTATTAGTTTCCTGGGACATAAACATTTTTCAACTGCAACACTGAAAGAAATTATTAAGACACGCGAATCAGCTTGGTGGCGCATTATGTCAACTGATGACATTTACGATCCCCATCGTCTTGAATATGATAAAGAATTGTTACGCGAATATTATTTGGCAATGGGCTATCCTGAATTTCGTATAAAATCAGCGATTGCTGAGCTTGCGCCTGAAAAAGATGGTTTTTATATTACCTTTACGATTGAAGAGGGAAGCCGGTACAAAGTTAATAAGGTTGAAGTGGAGTCTCAGATTAAAGAGATTCCAGGCGAAATGCTTAAAAAGGACGTTTATACAAAAGTTGGCACTTGGTATAACGCTGAAGAAGTGAATGCGACTATTTCATTACTGACTGAAAAATCTGGTGAAATGGGCTATGCGTTTGTTGATGTAAAACCACGTACAGAGCTTGATCGTGTTAATAAAAAGATAGATATTATCTATGAGATAGGCGAGGGACCAAAGGTTTTTGTTGAAAAGATCGATATTGTTAATAATTTTAGAACCTTGGATAAAGTGATACGTCGTGAGTTTTTGCTTGCAGAAGGTGATGCTTTTAATGTATCGAAGCTTAAAGATAGTAAAAAACGACTGGAACATGTCGGTATCTTTGAAGACGTTAAAGTTGATCATGAAGAAGGGTCAAAGCCTGATCAGACAATTATTAAAGTAGATATTCAAGAAAAAAGAACGCTTGATTTCAACATTGCCGGTGGTTTTTCTGAAAATGAAGGTATTTTAGGGAAGGTCGAACTTAAAGAATCTAATTTTTTAGGACGTGGTCAAGAAGTTGGTGGTGCAGTGACTGTCTCTAAAAGAAGCAAAAATTTTAACGTTTCTTTTACTGAGCCTTATTTTTTAGAGCGTGATCTTTTGGCAGGTGTGGATTTCTTCCATTCGCGTACGAATAATTCTAAGCAAAGTTCATATGATATCATGTCATCTGGTGGAAATATGCGTTTCGGGTATGATTTAGCTGATCATATTGGGCAGATGTGGTCCTATGGTTTACGTCGTTCAAAAATTTATCATGTTAACGAATCTGCATCTCGTTATGTTAAATCGCAGCGTAGACGTGCTGTCATTTCAGAGATTGGGCATACGCTTACTTTTGATTATAGAGACAATAGGGTAGAACCAAATCGTGGATTCTTTCTTAGCTTAACGCAAGATGTTGCAGGGCTTGGAGGAAACACACGTTATGTTCGGTTTTCAAACTCAACAGGTTTTTATCAGCCTATCACCAATGATATTATCTTGAGTTTAACAGGCGAATTAAGTTATATTCGGGGTATTCATCAAAAGGTGGATATTAATAACCGTTTCTTCTTGGGTGGTGATTCTTTCAGAGGGTTTGAAGTTGGTGGTATTGGACCACGCGATATTTTTTCTGATGATGATGATGCACTTGGTGGGCGACGTTCTTCGGTGAGTACTGCAGAGATAAGATTCCCAATTGGGTTGCCTGAAGAATTGGGCGTTTCAGCAAGAATCTTTACAGATATTGGTTTTTTAGATAAACCTGTCGAAAAAGGTCCTGGTATTCTTAACCATTTTAAATGGCGAGCATCTTCAGGAGTAGGGATTACTTGGAAAACACCAATGGGGCCCGTTAGAATAGATTTTGCAAAACCTTGGCTTAAGGATAAGCACGATATGAAAAAATATGTCTTATTTGGCTTTGGTACACGTTTTTAG